In Nicotiana tabacum cultivar K326 chromosome 11, ASM71507v2, whole genome shotgun sequence, a single window of DNA contains:
- the LOC107819472 gene encoding transcription factor DIVARICATA — METIFPTSSSWMNKSSIWTKEENKLFESAIAIYDENTPNRWFQVADMIPGKSVLDVMMQYQELAADVCDIEAGLVPNPGYFASSDCGLQTFRKRGRSSDQERKKGVPWTEEEHRRFLMGLDKYGKGDWRNISKKMVISRTPTQVASHAQKYYQRQLSGCKDKRRPSIHDITTFHFVADDTSQNNINSLSKEKLHKFTTTTDVVKYWNSSSDEHLMDFGSSYGSSIVAYPYELSSQSWDGHGAIWD; from the exons ATGGAAACTATATTTCCTACTTCATCAAGTTGGATGAACAAGAGCTCAATATGGACTAAAGAAGAGAACAAACTGTTCGAAAGTGCTATTGCGATATACGATGAGAATACTCCGAATAGGTGGTTTCAGGTGGCAGATATGATCCCTGGAAAGTCAGTGCTTGATGTGATGATGCAATATCAGGAACTAGCTGCAGATGTTTGTGACATCGAAGCTGGATTGGTTCCAAATCCTGGTTATTTCGCGTCTTCTGATTGTGGATTACAAACATTTAGAAAGAGAGGCAGGTCTTCTgatcaagaaagaaagaaaggagtaCCATGGACAGAGGAAGAACACAG GCGATTTCTAATGGGTTTAGACAAGTATGGAAAAGGGGACTGGAGGAATATATCCAAGAAAATGGTAATCTCAAGAACACCAACACAAGTAGCAAGTCATGCTCAGAAATACTACCAGAGACAGCTCTCAGGATGCAAAGATAAGAGGAGACCCAGTATCCATGACATTACCACTTTCCATTTCGTGGCCGACGACAcatctcaaaacaacatcaattcTCTCTCTAAAGAAAAGTTGCACAAATTCACAACTACAACAGATGTAGTGAAATACTGGAATAGCTCAAGTGATGAACATCTTATGGATTTTGGATCGTCTTATGGAAGTTCAATTGTGGCATACCCGTATGAGCTTTCTTCACAATCTTGGGATGGACATGGAGCTATATGGGATTGA